A single Clavibacter nebraskensis NCPPB 2581 DNA region contains:
- a CDS encoding YceI family protein, with translation MQKKSKIILGTSAAVVVVLGVSAAAFGPAFYRDVIVGAPAAAPSVSADPADSTLDTSDLSGEWNIGTGSTAGYRVAEVLNGTDVTVVGKTEDVSGTITVDGSTLKDATVKVDVGTIATDQAPRDDYFRGTAMEVAKYPDATFTLTQPVDAAVPASGQVATVQATGELTMHGVTQTVTVPLQAALSGDGVQVSGSIPVTFSDYGVQAPSLGFVSVQDTGTVEFLVKATPAK, from the coding sequence ATGCAGAAGAAGAGCAAGATCATCCTCGGCACGAGCGCGGCAGTGGTCGTCGTGCTCGGTGTCAGCGCCGCCGCGTTCGGCCCCGCGTTCTACCGCGACGTGATCGTGGGCGCCCCCGCCGCCGCCCCGTCCGTCTCGGCCGACCCCGCCGACTCCACGCTCGACACGAGCGACCTGTCCGGCGAGTGGAACATCGGCACCGGCAGCACCGCCGGCTACCGCGTCGCCGAGGTACTCAACGGCACCGACGTGACCGTCGTCGGCAAGACCGAGGACGTCTCCGGCACGATCACGGTCGACGGCTCCACCCTGAAGGACGCGACCGTCAAGGTCGACGTCGGCACCATCGCCACCGACCAGGCCCCGCGCGACGACTACTTCCGCGGCACCGCCATGGAGGTCGCGAAGTACCCCGACGCGACCTTCACGCTCACGCAGCCGGTCGACGCGGCCGTGCCCGCGAGCGGCCAGGTCGCGACCGTCCAGGCCACCGGCGAGCTCACCATGCACGGCGTGACGCAGACCGTCACCGTGCCGCTGCAGGCCGCGCTCTCGGGCGACGGCGTGCAGGTGAGCGGATCCATCCCCGTCACCTTCTCCGACTACGGCGTCCAGGCCCCGAGCCTCGGCTTCGTGAGCGTCCAGGACACGGGGACCGTCGAGTTCCTGGTGAAGGCCACGCCCGCGAAGTAG